GGTCCAGCAAGAGGTGGTAAGGGACCCTGTGCAGTATTTCCGAAGGCAGAGATTAACCAGACTGGAATCCAAACGGCCTGGGGATCTCTACAGGCTCTCTTAGCGGGCGACGTCTGGCTCTACGGACTCCTTCACGCAACAGGTAATACTGCAGTGGATTTGGCCACAAGTCCTCTTTGATAATTTCGGCAATCTTGTCAGACTCTGGAAGGCTATGGTCTGAAAACCAGGTGAAGAAATTGCAGACGACATCTTGGTTCCTGCGAACCATGGTTCATGGCTCCGGCGCCAGATGATTGGAGTGGAGAAAGACACCACTCGGCCAGAGGCTCTGACCTCATATTCTTTGACAATAAGTTTGTTTCTGAAGTAGGGGTTTCTTCGAAAGAAGAACTTGAACTTGCAGCCAGTTTTGGGGTGTCTGAGCTCCTTTACCTCCAAATTGGTTATGTATCTTAACATTTCTGCAT
The Suricata suricatta isolate VVHF042 unplaced genomic scaffold, meerkat_22Aug2017_6uvM2_HiC HiC_scaffold_45842, whole genome shotgun sequence DNA segment above includes these coding regions:
- the LOC115285148 gene encoding LOW QUALITY PROTEIN: testis-specific Y-encoded-like protein 1 (The sequence of the model RefSeq protein was modified relative to this genomic sequence to represent the inferred CDS: inserted 1 base in 1 codon), whose translation is ADRAFQQLEQKFGRMRHHYLERRNYIIQHIPGFWVTAFRNHPQLSPMIRGQDAEMLRYITNLEVKELRHPKTGCKFKFFFRRNPYFRNKLIVKEYEVRASGRVVSFSTPIIWRRSHEPXVRRNQDVVCNFFTWFSDHSLPESDKIAEIIKEDLWPNPLQYYLLREGVRRARRRPLREPVEIPRPFGFQSG